From a single Plasmodium malariae genome assembly, contig: PmUG01_00_38, whole genome shotgun sequence genomic region:
- the PmUG01_00063400 gene encoding fam-l protein, translating to MEQKTKTLLLFNIVELILLSWVLHFNSDVYCNCAKEFEARNYRLLGGYKYNIDSKVIFTKEEMPNIGLTNKKDICNSEEGVQSKMNKSNECSPSITRSRKKDMNKKSCTFETKKYSHLEKKIFKELDYENFLKKNRTITDKMYKKIMLKKYRLRFTLPLLFFSLFLIILLVDLSWGLIDENKGLWDALGVWTHLETLANGSLKSFLESLKEFDGFWKPAFINIDYC from the exons atggaacaaaaaacaaagaccctcttactttttaatattgttGAGCTTATCCTATTATCTTGGGTGCTTCATTTTAACAGTGATGtt TATTGCAATTGTGCGAAAGAATTTGAAGCAAGAAATTATCGATTACTAGGAGgatataagtataatatcGATTCAAAggttatatttacaaaagaaGAGATGCCAAATATTGGTTTGACCaacaaaaaagatatatgtaaCAGTGAGGAAGGGGTGCAAagcaaaatgaataaatcaAATGAATGTTCACCAAGTATAACAAGAAGTCgtaaaaaagatatgaataaaaaatcttGTACATTTGAaaccaaaaaatattcccatttggaaaaaaaaatattcaaggAACTCGATTATGagaattttcttaaaaaaaacagaacaaTTACTGATAagatgtacaaaaaaataatgcttaaaaaatacagattACGATTTACTTtacctttattatttttttcactgTTTTTAATCATACTCTTAGTAGATTTATCATGGGGTTTGATTGATGAGAATAAGGGGTTATGGGATGCATTAGGGGTTTGGACCCATTTAGAAACCTTGGCTAATGGTTCTCTGAAAAGTTTTTTAGAATCATTGAAAGAGTTCGATGGGTTTTGGAAACCTGCTTTTATCAACATCGATTACTGTTAG